In Streptomyces sp. NBC_01231, the sequence GCCCTGCATCGGGGTGAACCGTGCGGGTTCTCCCTCAGCAGCCATGACGGGTGGGTTGAGTGGACGATTCGTCCGGTCAAGTTCCTGCCTCTGGCCAACCTCGATCCGTTCTCGGAATACCCCCGCGCGGTGTGGCAAGTGGAGCTGTCGGCTGCGCCTTTGGCGCCCGCTTCTCCGATCCGATAGCCCCCGCCCCTGCCGGATGACACAGACGATCTCCGTGGAGTCTCCTCCCACGGTGGTCAAGACTCCGGCGGGGGCGGGTACCAGTCCTCTCTAACTCAGGTCAGGAAAACACTGGATGTCATCGGCGACTGACGAACCCTCAGCTGATGAGTCGGTCAGAGATCAGTACCAACAAGCCCGTGCGATGGCTTCCGAGTTAGCCGACCCGGAGTACACGGCGGAGTTCACATCGGCTGCGGACTGGAAGGAGTACGCCGTTGCCCTCGGGCGCTCTTTCAGGGCCCTAGATGCCCTGCTCACGAAGGGTGCCACGTTCCCCGAGGAGTGGGTTGCTGGAGGCACGCTGTAACCCCAACTACCCACCTGACCTGCGCTTTTCCCACCTACACCAGTGCGCGTATACTCGATGAGCTCCGGGTGGATGAGGTCGTCGCGCTTGAGGACGAGACGCACGCCGTACCGGGTGAAGCGGTCGTCCTCGATCTCCTGCAACGGGGAGGGGAGCCGGGGGCGCAGGGAGGCGAGGCTGGTCACGGATCCATTGTCACCACGGGCCCGCGGCGTCCGTCACTTCAGACGGTCCCGGATCCGCTTCCGCATCGACGCCATGGTGAACCCCCGCGGGTCCACCTTCCCCGGCTGCCACTCCAGGTGGCCGATGACCGAGCGCTCCGTCCAGCCGTGATGCCTGCACACGGCCGCCGCGGCCTTCTCGATCGCCTCCAGCTGCGCCTTGGGCCAGGGGTCGTCCCCGTCGCCGAGGTTCTCGCACTCGAAGCCGTAGAAGTGCCGGTTGCCGTCGGTGTTGGTCTCGTTGTCGTGCGGCAGCGCCTTCTCGGCGATCACCGCGCGCAGGACGTCGTCGTCGCCGAGTCCGGCGTGGTTGGCCCGGCCGTAGCCGACGAGGTGGACCCTGCCGTCCTTGGTGATGACACCGTGGCACAGCGGCCCGGGCAGGTCCGCGTAGCCGTCGCGGCAGAGCTGTACGGTCCGTGTGCTGCCCTTGGTCACCGTGTGGTGGATCATCACGCCGTTGACCGGGCCCCAGGGACCCTTGTGGTTGCGATTGTGGTGCTTCCAGTCGCCCACCTCGACGACGGTGAGGCCCTCCGCCCTCAGAGCTGCCAGGAAACTACCCGCGGACATGGGTGAGGCCATGACCGGCTCCTTCGTGCTGCGCGCCGACCGCCCTGCGCGGCCGTCTCGTACCGCTGCTTGTACCGGAACCCCCACGATCGGCACACCTTCCTCGCGCGGGGTGCGAGCCGATCCGGACAATATCGTCCCGCCGGCCCGTGACCCGTCCCGATCGGACAGGAATCGCTCATGTGCCCAGTCGACGGTGATCCAACCCCGCTCTTTCGTGTAATAGCACCGGCACGTTCCGTGATGGAAGGCTGATCCGTGCAGATCGATGCGCGGAGCAGACGCTGCCGCGTATGACCGGGAGGGCAATTCCTTATGTCGGTAGGCGAAGAGGTCCGCGCAGAGCAGGACAAGCCGCAGCAGAGTCTCGGCACGGCGGCCGCGCGGAACCTGGCCACCACCACCAAGTCCGCACCCCAGATGCAGGAGATCAGCTCCCGCTGGCTGCTGCGCATGCTTCCGTGGGTGAACGTGCAGGGCGGTACGTACCGGGTGAACCGGCGACTGACCTACGCGGTCGGCGACGGCCGGGTGACGTTCGTGAAGACCGGCGACCGCGTCGAGGTGATCCCCGCGGAGCTGGGCGAGCTGCCCGCGCTGCGGTCCTACGGAGACGAGGACGTGCTCACCGAACTGGCGCGGCGCTGCGAGCAGCGGGAGTTCGGCGCCGGGACGGTGATCGCCGAGTTCGGCAGCCGGACCGACGAGGTCTTCCTGCTGGCGCACGGCCGAGTGGAGAAGGTCGGCACGGGCCCCTACGGCGACGACTCGGTCCTCGGAGTCCTCGCTGACGGTGCGTACTTCGGCGACCAGGCGCTGCTGGACCCGGACGCCATCTGGGAATACACGGCCCGCGCGGTCACCGCGTGCACGGTGCTCGTGCTGCCCCGCCAGTCGGTCGAGCAGGTCGCGGAGCGCACCGAATCCCTGAGCGAACATCTTCAGGAGCAGCGCTCGATCCCCTCGCAGCGCACCAACAAGTTCGGCGAGAAGGCGATCGACCTCGCGGCCGGCCACAACGGCGAGCCGGACATCCCGCACACCTTCGTCGACTACGAGGCCCGGCCCCGTGAGTACGAACTGAGCATCGCCCAGACGGTGCTGCGTATCCACTCCCGCGTGGCCGACCTCTACAACCAGCCCATGAACCAGACCGAGCAGCAGATCCGGCTCACCGTCGAGGCGCTGAAGGAACGCCAGGAGCACGAGCTCGTCAACAACCGCGAGTTCGGGCTGCTGAACAACTGCGAGTACGACCAGCGGATCCAGCCGCACGACGGCGCGCCCGGCCCTGACGACCTGGACGAGCTGCTCAGCAGGCGTCGCGGCACCAAGCTGCTGCTCGCCCATCCGCGCGCGATCTCGGCGATCGGCCGTGAGCTCAACAAGCGCGGACTCGTCCCCGAGACCCTCGAGGTGGCCGGCAACCGGATTCCCACCTGGCGTGGGGTGCCGATCTACCCGTGCAACAAGATTCCGGTCAGCGAGGCCCGGACGACCTCGATCATCGCCCTGCGTACCGGCGAGGCCGAGCAGGGTGTCATCGGCCTCCAGCAGGCCGGCATCCCGGACGAGATCGAGCCGAGCCTGTCCGTGCGCTTCATGGGCATCAATGAGCAGGCGATCATCAAGTACCTGGTGACGGCGTACTACTCGGCGGCGGTCCTGGTGCCGGACGCGCTGGGTGTCCTGGAGAACGTCGAGATCGGCCGCTGGAGGTGACGTCTCCGCACCTGAAGGCCGTGTTCCCGCCCTTCGGGGCGGGTACACCCCGGTCATCCGCGACCCGCCGCGGCGCTGACGACACCGTCCGCGGACTCTCCGAGGGGGACCTCATGAACGAGTTCATGGCGGGGACGGAGCAACGCTCCACCGGGACGCACCCGCTCGACGGCCACGAGGCGGGGGTGATCCTGGAGCGGACGCGGGCGGCGGTCGATCCCGAACTGCGCTCCGCGATCGAGTCGCTGCCCGCCTCGATGCGCCGTATCGCGCTGTACCACTTCGGCTGGGAGCACGCGGACGGCACCCCGGCGGCGGGCAACTCGGGCAAGGCCATACGTCCGGCGCTGGTCCTCACCGCGGCCGCCGCGCTCGGCGGACCGGGGGCGCGGGAGGCGGCGGTGCGGGCGGCCGCGGCGGTGGAACTGGTCCACAACTTCACGTTGCTGCACGACGACGTGATGGACCGGGACAGAACCCGTCGGCACCGTCCCACGGCGTGGACCGTGTTCGGCGACGCCGACGCGATCCTCGCCGGGGACACACTCCAGGCGCTGGCCCTCCGGCTGCTGGCCGAGGACCCGCATCCGGCGTCGGCGCGGGCCGCCGCCCGGCTCGCCGACTGTGTCGTCGAGCTCTGTGCCGGCCAGCACGCCGACACCGCCATGGAGGCGCTCGGCCCGCGCGACGTCGCTCTCGACGAGGTGCTCGCCATGGCCGAGGCCAAGACGGGCGCGTTGATCGGGTGCGCCTGCGCCCTGGGCGCGCTGTACGCGGGAGCGGGGGAGGAGGAGGTCCGGGCGCTGGACGGGTTCGGCCGGGAGGCCGGGCTCGCGTTCCAGCTCATCGATGACGTGATCGGCATATGGGGTGACCCGCGCAGCACCGGCAAGCCGGCTGGGGCGGACCTGGCCGCCCGCAAGAAGTCCCTGCCGGTGGTGGCCGCGCTGGTCTCGGGGACCCGGGAATCCGCCGAACTGGCCGCACTGTACGAAGCCCCTTACACCGAGGAGGACCTGGAGCGGACCGCCCTGGCGGTGGAGCGAGCGGGCGGGCGCGACTGGGCGCAGGTCCAGGCCGCCGACCGGATGGCCCGGGCGATGCAGGAGCTGGCCCGGGCGGTGTCCGACCCGGAAGCGGCGGGGGGTCTGCTCTCGCTGGCCGAGTTCGTGACCCGGCGCAGCGGCTGACGCGCGTCCATCGGGAGGCGTCCACCAGGGGGGAGGGCGCCCAGGACCCGGAGTCCCCGGTGGCCGTGCGGTTCCTGACCCCGCACGGCCACGGGCTCCGGTCTCGGCGGGTCCCGCACATCCCCACGACGTGCGGGCCCCGCCCTTTGTCCGCGTGCTTTGCCCCCGTCCTCTGTCTCCGCCCTTTGTCCCTGCCCTTCGTCCCCGGCGCCGGGAGGTCCCGTATAGGCTCAACCGCCGTACAACCAAGGCTGGTTGAGGCGAAGGGGTGGACATGGGTGTGGCGGTGAGGACGGCGGGCGCAGAAGACCGCGAGTTGCTCGTCCGGTTGCTGGACCAGGCATTTCAGGACGATCCGGTGAGCTGCTGGGTCTTTCCGGGGGACGAGCACCGCCGTACGACTCACCCGATGCTGATGGGCGCGTTCACCGACATCGTGCTCGCCGAGGGCCGGGTCGACGTCACCGAGGACGGCACGGCCTGCGCGCTGTGGCTGTCCGTGCCGGGGGACGACCATGGGCACGACTCCGCCGCGGACGACTCCGCCGCGGACGACTCCGCCGCGGACGGCTCCGGCTTGGACGGCTCCGGCTTGGACGACTCCGACGACTCCGTCAAAGGTGACGCCGCTGAGAGCGATGGCCCCGCCCTGCTGCGCGAGGCCGTCGACCCGGACAACGAGCGGGTCGAGCTGATCGGTCGGCTCACGGCGGACATCCACCCCGAGGGCCGCGCCCACGCCTACCTGTGGATGATCGCCGTGGCCCCCGAGCGCCAGGGGGAAGGCCTCGGCACCGCGCTCATGGCCTCGGTCCTCGACCGCTGTGACCGCGAGGGGCTGCCCGCCTATCTGGAGGCGAGCAACGCCCGCAGCCGCAAGCTGTACGAGCGCCTCGGCTTCACGCTCGCGGGCCGCCCCCTCGACCTGCCCGACGGCCCCACGATGTGGCCGATGTGGCGAGAGCCCCAGGGCTGAGCCGAACCGTCATCGGCCCCCCGAGCTCGACGACGTACGGACCTTCCAGAACGGCGTACCGGTGCGCACGTACAGCAGGAAGCGCTGGCGCCGCGCTCGTCCTACTCTGAGGACATGGACAGCGACGCACATGCCTGTCCCGTCTGCGGACAGCCCGTCGATACGGTCGTCCGGCGTCACAAGACGCTGGGCGCGTGGGTCCCGGTGTGGGTGGCCGGACCGTGCCGAGATCCCGAATGCGCGGCGTACGTCGCGGAAGGCGCGGACAACGCGGAAGGCACCGAGGCCGGAAGGAAACCCGGAAGGCCCGAGACCGGCTCAGGAGATCCTCGGACCACCGCCGCGCACAGGACCGGGAAGAGAACCTGAGAACACGACCCGAACGGCGTCGAGAATTCCCGACCGGCTCCGACGTCCCCCTTGTGGGCGCCCCGTGCGAGCGCCCCCGCACAGGGGGACCACCGAAGACAGTCGAAGGAGT encodes:
- a CDS encoding GNAT family N-acetyltransferase, which encodes MGVAVRTAGAEDRELLVRLLDQAFQDDPVSCWVFPGDEHRRTTHPMLMGAFTDIVLAEGRVDVTEDGTACALWLSVPGDDHGHDSAADDSAADDSAADGSGLDGSGLDDSDDSVKGDAAESDGPALLREAVDPDNERVELIGRLTADIHPEGRAHAYLWMIAVAPERQGEGLGTALMASVLDRCDREGLPAYLEASNARSRKLYERLGFTLAGRPLDLPDGPTMWPMWREPQG
- a CDS encoding family 2B encapsulin nanocompartment shell protein, whose protein sequence is MSVGEEVRAEQDKPQQSLGTAAARNLATTTKSAPQMQEISSRWLLRMLPWVNVQGGTYRVNRRLTYAVGDGRVTFVKTGDRVEVIPAELGELPALRSYGDEDVLTELARRCEQREFGAGTVIAEFGSRTDEVFLLAHGRVEKVGTGPYGDDSVLGVLADGAYFGDQALLDPDAIWEYTARAVTACTVLVLPRQSVEQVAERTESLSEHLQEQRSIPSQRTNKFGEKAIDLAAGHNGEPDIPHTFVDYEARPREYELSIAQTVLRIHSRVADLYNQPMNQTEQQIRLTVEALKERQEHELVNNREFGLLNNCEYDQRIQPHDGAPGPDDLDELLSRRRGTKLLLAHPRAISAIGRELNKRGLVPETLEVAGNRIPTWRGVPIYPCNKIPVSEARTTSIIALRTGEAEQGVIGLQQAGIPDEIEPSLSVRFMGINEQAIIKYLVTAYYSAAVLVPDALGVLENVEIGRWR
- a CDS encoding family 2 encapsulin nanocompartment cargo protein polyprenyl transferase, which codes for MNEFMAGTEQRSTGTHPLDGHEAGVILERTRAAVDPELRSAIESLPASMRRIALYHFGWEHADGTPAAGNSGKAIRPALVLTAAAALGGPGAREAAVRAAAAVELVHNFTLLHDDVMDRDRTRRHRPTAWTVFGDADAILAGDTLQALALRLLAEDPHPASARAAARLADCVVELCAGQHADTAMEALGPRDVALDEVLAMAEAKTGALIGCACALGALYAGAGEEEVRALDGFGREAGLAFQLIDDVIGIWGDPRSTGKPAGADLAARKKSLPVVAALVSGTRESAELAALYEAPYTEEDLERTALAVERAGGRDWAQVQAADRMARAMQELARAVSDPEAAGGLLSLAEFVTRRSG
- a CDS encoding N-acetylmuramoyl-L-alanine amidase; translation: MASPMSAGSFLAALRAEGLTVVEVGDWKHHNRNHKGPWGPVNGVMIHHTVTKGSTRTVQLCRDGYADLPGPLCHGVITKDGRVHLVGYGRANHAGLGDDDVLRAVIAEKALPHDNETNTDGNRHFYGFECENLGDGDDPWPKAQLEAIEKAAAAVCRHHGWTERSVIGHLEWQPGKVDPRGFTMASMRKRIRDRLK